The Nitrospira lenta DNA window CCTCCCTGCCAGAACAAGCAGAGGCAGTGGAGGCCTCTGCGCCGCGATCACGGATCACCTCGGCAATCCGTGACACATCTTATTTTCCCAATGGAGGTTCATTGAGCCCTTTGGCCGGAGGCCCTTCCGCCTGATTCTTTTCCGACTGGGTGGAAACGGGTGGCGGCGGTACGGCCGACCCAACCGAACCTGCCTGCTCAATCTCCTTAAGGTAGTCCGTCGTTGCTCTCAATCGCTGCTGTAGATCGGATTGCTCTGCCTTCAAGGAGCGCACGATCGCGTCGCGGAGCGTCGCATTGGCCCCTTGAGACGCGACCCGCTCCTTCTGCAGCGCGTCTTGTAACACCTGTAGCTCCCGCACCTTGTCAGACAGACTTGCGAGAGTATGCGCCTGCGCCTCGAAAGCCTTGACGATATGCACCTGCAGCTCTTCAGCGGCTTTCTGCTTGGCCTCGCTCTGCGCGCGCATCTCCTGCATCTCTTTCTGAACGTTTTGCCGTACGCCTGCCAGATCTTGAGACGTGGCGCATCCGAACATCACGGCGGTCATAGCGAAAAGACAATGCCTCAATCGAATATGCACGGCGCCTCCTTTCATGATTCCTGTCAGACTTGAGCAATGCCGGACGACGACTCATCCGCCACGCGTGACACCAACAGTCGCCGCTGAAGCCGGGCGCAGGTCCCCAGCGGGACGACGCGCATGGCACCGGGAGCGATACTCAGCGTGACGCAATCCCAGACCTGCAACGCTCTCCCCTGCCCAATGTCCATACTCAGACTCTTAAGCGTCACCTGCTGCCCGCGAATCTTGACGGTCACGAGGCCTCGGTCGCGCTCAACCAGCACGACCCGGCCCACCCATTCGTTGCATCCCGCAGAAACAGCAGATGGCAAGACCCTCACTTTTACATCTGCCGCATCAATGGCCAATAGCACGCGATGGCCGGCCTCAAAGAACCGTTGCACCTCCGGCGCGCACACGGTGTCATCTATTTCCAAATCCAGTACTCCACCGTCATCTGTGCGCACATACAGCGTCTGCTGTGATTGTACGGCGACGGCCAGAATGGTGCCCATGATCCGATTGATAACCCGGCGGGGCGTCCCGCTATGAGATGAAAGCGTGAGATCGATTTCAGAATCCCTAACGAGCATGGCCATTTTCGCTCTCCTTTCACCGGACAGCTGAAGGACACCACTGGATGAACATCGGCGCAGTCACGAGCGACCTTCCGACCCAACATCTCTCGATGCCCTATGCCCTACACCGCAGAATCATTCTGAGAAAGATCGTAATACTTGTCAATATGGAATATATACACGCATTCGCGCACCGTGTGTTTTACGCGAGTCCCGCGCGGACCGGAGTATCCCGATCCTGCCAACACAGGCCCTGCGAGAGTTGTTAGGATTTTCCCAGAGTGCCGATCAACGGCTGCCGACAAGAGCCGCCTGAAACCGCCGCGATGAATTTACCGCTGAATATCCTCGTCCGCATGGGCCAATGGCATCCCGCTCCACCCAGACCGATCAACCCACCCAACAACCCAATGGGCGCTCCATACAGAAAAGCCTTCATCTCACTCGGTCAGTCCCTCGACGAGCGCCGCGGCCTTGATATGCGCGGTAAGCTTCAGCCCCGGCTTGAGATGGAGATGCACGAATGATTTCCGAGTGATCCTGGCCACGAGCGGACAGCCCACATCGAGCAAAACATCCATGGTCGATTGATCCGCCTCTTTGATGTCGACGACCGTGGCCTCCAGCCGGTTCAAGATACTGGTGTCGACGGAAGGCGGGCCGAGCATCAGACTGACATCGCTGGACAAAATATGCGCGCGCAAGGGCTCGCCGATATCGAACGGTCGAAACGGCACATACAGCGACTGCCCATTGAACTGGAGGCGTGTCAGGCCGAACTCCGGTTCGTGCGCCGCCACCGTGACGTCGATGACCCCGCCGATCGGGTTGGGCCCCAAGGCTTGATGCAGATCGAGCCGGGCAAATACTTCGCTCAACGGCCCAACCGCGACAATCTTGCCCTGCCGGAGAAACGCAATGTGATGAGCCAGTTGCAGAATTTCGTTGAGCGAATGGCTCACATACACAATCGGAATCTGCATTTCACGATACAACCGCTGAATGAACGGAAGAATCTCCCGCTTGCGCTCGCCGTCCAGCGACGACAGCGGCTCATCCAGCAGCAATAACCGGGGACTGGTCAACAAGGCCCGGCCGATCGCGATGCGTTGCTGCTCACCACCCGACAGTTTGTGGGTTCGGCGGTCCAACAGCGACTCGATGCCGAGCATCTCCACTACCTGCTCGACGGACACTCTCCGCAGTTGGCTCGGCGTGCGATGAAATCCATACATCAGGTTCGAACGAACGCTCAGATGCGGAAACAACC harbors:
- the modC gene encoding molybdenum ABC transporter ATP-binding protein, whose amino-acid sequence is MTRLIARFDVAYPDFRLQAELDMPAAGILALFGPSGSGKTTLVRCLAGLERAPSGYLRLGDDVWQDESRDLYVPISRRSIGYVFQDARLFPHLSVRSNLMYGFHRTPSQLRRVSVEQVVEMLGIESLLDRRTHKLSGGEQQRIAIGRALLTSPRLLLLDEPLSSLDGERKREILPFIQRLYREMQIPIVYVSHSLNEILQLAHHIAFLRQGKIVAVGPLSEVFARLDLHQALGPNPIGGVIDVTVAAHEPEFGLTRLQFNGQSLYVPFRPFDIGEPLRAHILSSDVSLMLGPPSVDTSILNRLEATVVDIKEADQSTMDVLLDVGCPLVARITRKSFVHLHLKPGLKLTAHIKAAALVEGLTE